In a single window of the Papaver somniferum cultivar HN1 chromosome 8, ASM357369v1, whole genome shotgun sequence genome:
- the LOC113305414 gene encoding 12-oxophytodienoate reductase 1-like, which produces MEAMQLFKPYKMGNFELSHRVVLAPLTRNRSYGNVPQPHAALYYSQRATNGGFLITEATGVSETAQGYPETPGIWTKEHVEAWKPIVQAVHDKGGLFFCQLWHVGRVSTSDLQPNGIAPISSTDKGCTPGLYGVDWSPPRRLRTDEIPQIIDDFRRAARNANEAGFDGVEIHGANGYLIDQFMKDQVNDRTDAYGGTLEKRCRFALEIVKAITEEIGADKVGMRLSPFGGFMEAGDSDPEALSIYMAESLSKYGVLYLHVIEPRIENNGTLGSTLTTRKAFKGTFISSGGYKRDDGNNAIEENHADLVAYGRLFLANPDLPKRFTIDAPLNQYNRDTFCVAIMHGFE; this is translated from the exons atggaggcAATGCAACTATTCAAACCTTACAAAATGGGCAACTTCGAACTCTCTCACAG GGTTGTTTTGGCACCGCTAACAAGAAATAGGTCTTACGGAAATGTCCCTCAACCACATGCGGCATTGTATTACTCGCAGCGAGCCACTAACGGAGGTTTTCTAATTACAGAAGCCACTGGAGTATCAGAAACAGCTCAAGG GTATCCAGAAACACCAGGAATTTGGACAAAAGAGCATGTCGAAGCATGGAAACCCATTGTGCAAGCTGTTCATGACAAGGGTGGCTTGTTTTTTTGCCAGCTTTGGCATGTAGGCCGAGTTTCCACTAGTG ACCTCCAGCCTAATGGAATAGCCCCAATCTCTTCTACTGACAAGGGATGTACGCCTGGCCTCTACGGAGTGGATTGGTCACCTCCTCGTCGACTGAGAACTGATGAAATCCCACAAATCATTGATGATTTTAGGCGTGCTGCAAGGAACGCAAATGAAGCTG GTTTTGATGGAGTTGAGATCCATGGCGCAAATGGTTACCTTATTGATCAATTCATGAAGGATCAAGTCAATGACAGAACAGATGCATATGGCGGAACCTTAGAGAAGCGATGTCGCTTTGCACTAGAAATTGTCAAAGCTATTACGGAAGAGATTGGAGCTGACAAAGTCGGAATGAGGCTCTCACCTTTCGGGGGATTCATGGAAGCGGGAGATTCAGATCCTGAAGCTCTCAGCATTTACATGGCTGAATCACTAAGCAAATACGGTGTCTTGTACCTCCATGTGATAGAGCCGAGGATTGAGAACAATGGAACCCTTGGCAGTACCTTAACGACCAGGAAAGCTTTTAAGGGGACGTTCATTTCTTCTGGAGGTTATAAGAGAGATGATGGTAACAATGCTATCGAGGAGAATCATGCTGATCTGGTTGCATATGGTCGTCTGTTTTTGGCTAACCCAGATTTGCCTAAACGTTTTACCATTGATGCACCACTGAATCAGTATAATAGGGACACTTtttgcgtagcgattatgcatggg tttgaatga